The following coding sequences lie in one Nitratireductor mangrovi genomic window:
- a CDS encoding N-acetylmuramidase domain-containing protein has product MIDTATRQAIAAQARRLGCEEAALLAVIEVESAGKVYAKVDGRNEPLIRFEGHYFDRRLSGSKRAKARAAGLANPKAGAVANPRSQAARWKMLNDAIEIDAKAAMESVSLGLGQVMGAHWAWLGYASVEAMVNVARSGVPGQVELMVRYIEKAGLAGALRRRDWHAFAKGYNGPAHAKWGYHTKMADAYRRHARGAPTPPADRRAAKPAATVLKRGMLGSRIAELQTALTRAGHMVTADGSFGPATERAVLAFQKAAGLTVDGVAGRQTLEALAKAGGTKGPQSVWMRLLHDFLSWLRRS; this is encoded by the coding sequence ATGATCGATACAGCGACGAGGCAAGCCATCGCGGCGCAAGCGCGGCGGCTTGGGTGTGAAGAGGCCGCGCTCCTGGCCGTGATCGAGGTCGAGAGCGCCGGCAAGGTCTACGCGAAGGTTGACGGGCGCAACGAGCCGCTGATCCGCTTCGAAGGGCACTATTTCGACCGACGCCTGAGCGGCAGCAAGCGCGCCAAGGCGCGCGCCGCAGGCCTCGCCAATCCGAAGGCCGGAGCCGTGGCCAACCCGCGCAGCCAGGCGGCGCGCTGGAAGATGCTGAACGACGCCATCGAGATCGACGCCAAGGCGGCGATGGAGTCGGTTTCTCTGGGCCTTGGCCAGGTCATGGGAGCGCACTGGGCCTGGCTCGGCTACGCCAGCGTGGAAGCCATGGTCAACGTGGCACGTTCCGGCGTGCCCGGCCAGGTCGAGCTGATGGTCCGCTACATCGAAAAGGCGGGCCTTGCCGGAGCGCTGCGCAGGCGTGACTGGCATGCCTTCGCCAAGGGTTACAACGGCCCCGCCCACGCCAAATGGGGCTACCACACCAAGATGGCGGACGCCTATCGGCGGCACGCCCGCGGCGCGCCGACGCCACCAGCCGATCGACGCGCCGCCAAACCGGCCGCCACCGTCCTGAAGCGCGGCATGCTTGGCAGCCGCATCGCCGAACTCCAGACGGCGCTGACGCGGGCCGGCCACATGGTAACCGCGGACGGAAGTTTCGGGCCGGCCACCGAACGGGCCGTGCTGGCGTTCCAGAAGGCCGCCGGGCTGACGGTCGACGGGGTGGCGGGCCGGCAGACGCTCGAAGCGCTCGCCAAGGCCGGCGGCACCAAAGGTCCCCAGTCGGTCTGGATGCGGCTTCTGCACGATTTCCTTTCCTGGTTGAGGAGAAGCTGA
- a CDS encoding DUF7681 family protein has product MSGKVEGLPVSGYRPQTPEAIETVNALKDMEEHVLRLLDEVAEDRTIAADGRWLAIGRTMIEQGLMAANRAIFKPERIALPEEDDPVIEAGWVLERADSDTAAPLYYAPCGGHGEQWSHNHLKALRLARREDGEALAEALAIEVRVAEHEWS; this is encoded by the coding sequence ATGTCCGGCAAGGTCGAGGGCCTTCCTGTCTCCGGCTATCGCCCGCAAACGCCCGAGGCGATCGAAACGGTCAACGCGCTCAAGGACATGGAAGAACACGTCCTGCGCCTCCTCGACGAGGTGGCCGAGGACCGGACGATTGCGGCGGACGGACGCTGGCTGGCGATCGGCCGCACCATGATCGAACAGGGCTTGATGGCCGCCAACCGGGCGATCTTCAAGCCCGAGCGGATCGCGCTCCCCGAGGAAGACGACCCGGTCATCGAGGCGGGCTGGGTGCTGGAGCGCGCCGACAGCGACACCGCCGCACCGCTCTACTACGCGCCCTGCGGCGGCCATGGCGAGCAGTGGTCGCACAATCATCTGAAAGCCCTGCGGCTGGCGCGGCGCGAGGACGGCGAAGCACTTGCGGAGGCGCTGGCGATCGAGGTCCGCGTCGCCGAGCACGAGTGGAGCTGA
- a CDS encoding Mu-like prophage major head subunit gpT family protein, which produces MIINTANLDAIRVGFNTAFRRGLGQAQSQYKRIATVVPSSTKENKYGWLGKLPNMREWVGPRHVQGLAEHDYAIRNKSYELTIGVDRDDIEDDNLGVYEPLFVEMGESVAAHPDLLCFGALPGGFSTECYDGQYFFDTDHPVLDANGDTISVANTDGGGGTPWYLLSTRRALKPVIFQERRKPQFVAKDRPTDDNVFDNKEFRYGTDGRWNVGYGFWQMAWGSKQTLDKDGYANAREALMSMKGDYGRPLGLMPDLLVVPPSLEGEAMEVLKAERDAAGATNVYKATAELFVSPWLA; this is translated from the coding sequence ATGATCATCAACACCGCCAATCTCGACGCGATCCGGGTCGGCTTCAACACCGCCTTCCGGCGCGGTCTCGGCCAGGCGCAGTCGCAGTACAAGCGCATCGCGACCGTGGTCCCGTCCTCGACCAAGGAGAACAAGTATGGCTGGCTCGGCAAGCTGCCCAACATGCGCGAATGGGTCGGCCCGCGCCATGTCCAGGGACTGGCCGAGCATGACTACGCAATCCGAAACAAGTCCTACGAGCTGACGATCGGCGTCGACCGCGACGATATCGAGGACGACAATCTCGGCGTTTACGAGCCGCTCTTCGTCGAGATGGGCGAAAGCGTTGCCGCTCACCCAGATCTCTTGTGCTTCGGGGCGCTGCCGGGTGGCTTCTCCACGGAGTGCTATGACGGCCAGTATTTCTTCGACACCGATCATCCGGTGCTCGACGCCAACGGCGACACGATCTCGGTTGCCAACACCGATGGCGGCGGCGGGACTCCCTGGTACCTGCTGTCCACCAGACGTGCGCTGAAGCCGGTCATCTTCCAGGAACGACGCAAACCGCAATTCGTGGCCAAGGACCGGCCGACCGACGACAACGTCTTCGACAACAAGGAGTTCCGCTACGGCACGGACGGCCGCTGGAACGTCGGCTACGGTTTCTGGCAGATGGCCTGGGGCTCCAAGCAGACGCTCGACAAGGACGGCTACGCGAACGCGCGCGAGGCCCTGATGTCGATGAAGGGCGATTATGGACGCCCGCTCGGCCTGATGCCCGACCTGCTGGTGGTGCCGCCCTCGCTGGAAGGCGAGGCCATGGAGGTCCTGAAGGCCGAGCGCGACGCCGCCGGCGCCACCAACGTCTACAAGGCGACCGCCGAGCTCTTCGTCTCACCCTGGCTGGCCTGA
- a CDS encoding helix-hairpin-helix domain-containing protein, with product MDDLTRIKGIGKATAKRLAEAGIDSFAKLAAVPDDALAADELGIEGAWIAQATELATENTQEKPPRSEDEPEAQLQDGAGLPADSGAGDPHTNSPDTPEGSSGTAREAPGTLEGREAKASDVGVQPGSPHRESGSGDPAVPETQPTEETAPFLQPGFVESYPHFAAALDAWVAKVGREQPPSGVRIVSKREGFRRAGFAHSKQATEHPIGQFHDLDRLEALCAEPMLTVELV from the coding sequence ATGGACGATCTCACCCGCATCAAGGGCATCGGCAAGGCCACGGCCAAGCGGCTGGCAGAAGCCGGCATCGACAGCTTCGCGAAGCTTGCTGCCGTACCCGACGATGCACTCGCCGCCGACGAACTCGGCATCGAGGGTGCCTGGATCGCCCAGGCAACCGAGCTGGCGACCGAGAATACCCAGGAGAAGCCGCCGCGCTCCGAGGATGAACCCGAGGCCCAACTGCAGGACGGGGCGGGCCTCCCGGCGGACAGCGGGGCGGGAGACCCGCACACCAATTCTCCGGATACTCCGGAGGGGAGCTCCGGTACGGCTCGCGAGGCCCCCGGCACCTTGGAGGGACGCGAAGCGAAAGCTTCAGACGTAGGGGTTCAGCCCGGCTCCCCGCATCGTGAGAGCGGGAGCGGCGATCCGGCCGTTCCGGAAACGCAGCCCACTGAGGAGACGGCACCGTTCCTCCAGCCGGGCTTCGTCGAGAGCTATCCGCACTTCGCCGCCGCGCTCGACGCCTGGGTGGCCAAGGTCGGCCGCGAGCAGCCGCCGAGCGGGGTGCGCATCGTGTCGAAGCGCGAAGGTTTCCGCCGCGCCGGGTTCGCCCACAGCAAACAGGCGACCGAGCATCCGATCGGCCAGTTCCACGATCTCGATCGGCTGGAGGCGCTCTGCGCCGAGCCGATGCTGACGGTGGAGCTGGTCTGA
- a CDS encoding DUF2730 family protein → MDLNEVMPWLGAIALIVSLVNSFHSFFTSGTKENAKRLEAIDGPDGKVTKLESRVQAVENELKHLPDVQTVNDIKLAIAELRGTMGQQAEVMNGVARTVHRLENYLLEKGK, encoded by the coding sequence ATGGATTTGAATGAAGTCATGCCCTGGCTCGGGGCAATCGCGCTGATCGTCTCGCTGGTGAACTCATTCCATTCCTTCTTCACGTCAGGAACGAAAGAGAACGCCAAGCGGCTGGAGGCGATCGACGGACCGGATGGCAAGGTGACCAAGCTGGAAAGCCGTGTCCAGGCGGTCGAGAACGAGCTGAAGCACCTGCCCGACGTGCAGACCGTCAACGACATCAAGCTGGCGATCGCCGAGCTGCGCGGCACGATGGGCCAGCAGGCCGAGGTCATGAACGGCGTGGCGCGCACGGTGCACCGGCTCGAAAACTATCTCCTCGAGAAGGGCAAGTGA
- a CDS encoding DUF3486 family protein gives MARRGGSERRVLSSLDLLPEECQDDVVWALARLNERQRTQADILFELNDRLAVKGQGPISRSAFSRRSVRMSKRARQLEERSHLYAGIAEKLTPEEIGQADIVLGEFLKTLIDELLDHPQLTPKNAMELARAYQSIVAAQRTSVDRQEKSERATAAKLAKAVDEAVETVAKEKGMSAETVEAIKQKILGVRS, from the coding sequence ATGGCGCGCCGCGGTGGGTCCGAACGGCGGGTCTTGTCCTCGCTCGATTTGCTGCCCGAGGAGTGCCAGGACGACGTCGTCTGGGCGTTGGCGCGACTGAACGAACGTCAGCGAACCCAAGCCGACATCCTGTTTGAGCTGAATGACCGGCTTGCCGTCAAAGGCCAAGGGCCCATCTCCAGATCGGCTTTCAGCCGGCGCTCAGTTCGCATGAGCAAACGCGCGCGGCAACTCGAAGAGAGGAGCCACCTCTATGCCGGCATCGCCGAGAAGCTGACTCCGGAGGAGATCGGCCAGGCTGACATCGTGCTCGGCGAGTTCCTCAAAACGCTCATCGATGAGCTTCTGGACCATCCGCAACTGACGCCGAAAAACGCGATGGAACTGGCGCGGGCCTATCAATCGATCGTTGCCGCGCAACGCACCTCCGTGGATCGCCAGGAGAAATCCGAAAGGGCTACCGCTGCGAAGCTTGCGAAGGCAGTCGACGAGGCTGTCGAGACGGTGGCCAAGGAAAAGGGCATGTCGGCGGAGACCGTCGAGGCGATCAAGCAGAAGATCCTCGGGGTACGGTCGTGA
- a CDS encoding DUF935 domain-containing protein yields MADFTWYDAYGRPVDTGALKEEQAAPTIKGIRRPDALHPAAGLTPGRLAAILRDSIEGSPEAYLALAEDIEERDNHYLSVLSTRKFQVAGLEITVEAAGDDAKSVAVADLVREVISRDSFEVELRDILDATGKGFSCTEIIWDTSESQWMPKRLAWRDPRWFVFDPIDGETPLVRQLGEDEPLKPFGWIYHSFKAKSGLPIRGGLARGAAWSFLFKSFTVKDWAIFCEAYGQPLRLGKWGPGATEKDKEVLAEAVASIGTDYSAIVPASMAVEFISAEISGSHELYEKRADWLDRQISKLVLGQTSTTDAQKGSYAVGTVHDRVRDDIEKADAKALAATLNRDLVKPLVDLNHGPQKSYPHIRIGRPEEIDAPKFMATVEKFVRLGGKVGAATVRDKLGLPDPAADEELLTAAKAAPQPGEETEEEPDQAADDRKPPKGQGAMAAQRGRVEPDAIDRLAKEAAGDWQELVGPMIAGLEEEIARATDLDQVRAILSRRFDGMDVSAMQEELARAVFAARLAGEADEQL; encoded by the coding sequence ATGGCGGACTTCACTTGGTACGACGCCTATGGTCGCCCCGTGGACACCGGCGCGCTGAAGGAGGAACAGGCCGCGCCGACCATCAAGGGCATCCGCAGGCCCGATGCGCTGCACCCAGCGGCCGGGCTTACACCGGGCCGGCTGGCAGCGATCCTGCGCGATTCGATCGAAGGCAGCCCGGAAGCCTATCTGGCGCTCGCCGAGGACATCGAGGAGCGCGACAACCACTATCTCTCGGTTCTTTCGACCCGGAAGTTCCAGGTGGCGGGGCTGGAGATCACCGTCGAGGCAGCCGGCGACGACGCCAAGTCGGTGGCGGTCGCAGACTTGGTGCGCGAGGTGATCTCGCGCGACAGTTTCGAGGTCGAGCTGCGCGACATCCTCGATGCGACCGGCAAGGGCTTTTCCTGCACCGAGATCATCTGGGACACGTCCGAAAGCCAGTGGATGCCGAAGCGGCTGGCCTGGCGAGACCCGCGCTGGTTCGTCTTCGATCCGATCGACGGCGAGACGCCGCTGGTGCGCCAGCTCGGCGAGGACGAGCCGCTGAAACCGTTCGGCTGGATTTATCACTCCTTCAAAGCCAAGTCGGGCCTGCCGATCCGGGGCGGCCTGGCGCGCGGCGCGGCCTGGAGCTTCCTGTTCAAGTCGTTCACGGTGAAGGACTGGGCGATCTTCTGCGAGGCCTACGGCCAGCCGCTGCGGCTCGGCAAGTGGGGACCGGGCGCGACCGAGAAGGACAAGGAAGTGCTCGCCGAGGCGGTGGCCAGCATCGGCACCGACTATTCGGCGATCGTGCCCGCCTCGATGGCCGTCGAGTTCATCTCGGCCGAGATCAGCGGCAGCCACGAACTTTACGAAAAGCGCGCCGACTGGCTCGACCGGCAGATCTCCAAGCTGGTGCTCGGCCAGACTTCCACCACCGACGCCCAGAAGGGCAGCTACGCGGTCGGCACGGTTCACGACCGGGTGCGCGACGACATCGAGAAGGCCGACGCCAAGGCACTGGCCGCGACGCTCAACCGCGACCTGGTCAAGCCGCTGGTCGACCTCAATCACGGGCCGCAGAAATCCTATCCGCACATCAGGATCGGCCGACCGGAGGAGATCGACGCGCCCAAATTCATGGCGACGGTGGAAAAGTTCGTGCGCCTGGGCGGCAAAGTCGGGGCGGCAACGGTCCGCGACAAGCTCGGCCTGCCGGACCCGGCGGCGGACGAGGAACTCCTGACCGCGGCGAAGGCGGCGCCTCAACCCGGCGAGGAAACGGAGGAAGAGCCGGACCAGGCCGCTGACGACCGCAAGCCGCCGAAGGGACAGGGTGCGATGGCCGCGCAGCGCGGCAGGGTCGAGCCGGACGCGATCGACCGCCTGGCGAAGGAAGCGGCCGGCGATTGGCAAGAACTGGTCGGGCCGATGATCGCCGGACTGGAGGAGGAAATCGCCAGGGCGACGGATCTCGACCAAGTCCGCGCGATCCTGAGCCGCCGCTTCGACGGCATGGATGTCTCGGCCATGCAGGAGGAGTTGGCGCGCGCGGTCTTCGCGGCGCGGCTTGCCGGCGAGGCCGACGAGCAGCTTTGA
- a CDS encoding regulatory protein GemA, producing MTTLATIHVGLKQLGIAEDDARDIYERQTGKRSLREMSPRDHEAVIGELRRLGFRRPVKGARKRLQGRFARKLQALWIAGWNLGLVRNRADEALLAFVKRQTGIDHVRFLQNAHDGARAIEALKGWLAREAGVSWERDSFAAFWQGAPGARIASAQWTLLAKAGLVDGEFDAFVRFVQEHAGLGVGQMTARDWVGVMNTLGERVRRG from the coding sequence GTGACAACTCTCGCCACCATCCACGTCGGGCTGAAGCAGCTCGGCATCGCCGAAGACGACGCGCGCGACATCTACGAACGCCAGACCGGCAAGCGCTCCCTGCGCGAAATGTCGCCGCGCGACCATGAGGCGGTGATCGGGGAGCTGCGCCGGCTCGGCTTCCGGCGCCCCGTGAAGGGCGCCCGAAAGCGGCTTCAAGGGCGCTTCGCCAGGAAGCTGCAGGCGCTGTGGATCGCCGGATGGAACCTCGGCCTGGTCCGCAACCGCGCCGACGAGGCGTTGCTCGCCTTCGTCAAGCGGCAGACCGGCATCGACCATGTGCGCTTCCTCCAGAACGCCCATGACGGTGCACGCGCGATCGAAGCCCTGAAGGGCTGGCTGGCGCGCGAGGCGGGCGTGAGCTGGGAGCGCGACAGTTTCGCGGCCTTCTGGCAGGGCGCGCCGGGCGCCCGCATCGCCTCCGCGCAGTGGACGCTGTTGGCGAAGGCCGGCCTCGTCGACGGCGAGTTCGATGCCTTCGTCCGCTTCGTCCAGGAGCATGCCGGCCTCGGCGTCGGGCAGATGACGGCGCGCGACTGGGTCGGCGTGATGAACACGCTGGGCGAGCGGGTGAGGCGGGGTTGA
- a CDS encoding phage protease, translating to MSLAMKDNLKDLLSAASVAALQSPLSAGDAAGSWVRLVPAGRFSARDGRGPFEAGGRAAMEAIVERTRSYHGRNDIVVDYDHQSVFGVKDGVGGTARAAGWIKALEVRQDGIWGRIEWTETAAAAIRSGEYRYLSPVIPHAKDGRIVLIHNVAVTNTPALDLDALAASAKFSPATEDHEMEKILAALGLAKGSGEDAVLAALNAIAASTTAIAKALGLPEDAKPADITRAAEAACADRSKLLEAAGQKPDGKVDDAIAAMKAKTPGGDKSGALDPTKYVPIEQVSALQADLKALKDQVGADKAEEMVEAAMKAGKLAPGLKDWGLDLCKADPAKFEAFVGGAPALTQTQLKTPKKEGDTAVLTAEQSSVAKMLGLDPKDYAETLKAERSTAEELH from the coding sequence TTGTCGCTCGCCATGAAGGACAACCTCAAAGACCTGCTTTCGGCCGCCTCGGTCGCCGCGCTGCAGTCGCCGCTTTCGGCCGGCGACGCCGCTGGCAGCTGGGTGCGCCTGGTGCCGGCCGGCCGCTTCTCGGCCCGCGACGGCCGCGGGCCTTTCGAGGCCGGCGGCCGTGCGGCCATGGAAGCGATCGTCGAGCGCACCCGCAGCTATCACGGCCGCAACGACATCGTCGTCGATTACGACCATCAGTCGGTGTTCGGCGTGAAGGATGGCGTCGGTGGCACGGCCAGGGCGGCGGGCTGGATCAAGGCGCTCGAAGTCCGCCAAGACGGCATCTGGGGCCGCATCGAATGGACGGAGACGGCGGCGGCCGCGATCCGCTCGGGAGAGTACCGCTACCTCTCGCCGGTGATCCCGCACGCCAAGGACGGCCGCATCGTGCTGATCCACAACGTGGCGGTCACCAACACGCCGGCGCTCGATCTCGACGCGCTCGCCGCCAGCGCGAAATTCTCACCAGCAACGGAAGACCACGAGATGGAGAAAATCCTTGCCGCCCTCGGCCTGGCCAAGGGCAGCGGCGAAGACGCCGTCCTCGCCGCCCTCAACGCGATCGCCGCCTCCACCACCGCGATCGCCAAGGCGCTCGGCCTGCCCGAGGACGCCAAGCCGGCCGACATCACCAGGGCCGCCGAGGCCGCCTGCGCCGACCGGAGCAAGCTTCTGGAAGCCGCCGGCCAGAAGCCGGACGGCAAGGTCGACGACGCGATCGCCGCGATGAAGGCGAAGACGCCGGGTGGCGACAAGAGCGGCGCGCTGGACCCGACCAAATACGTGCCGATCGAGCAGGTCAGCGCGCTGCAGGCCGATTTGAAGGCGCTCAAGGACCAGGTCGGCGCGGACAAGGCCGAAGAGATGGTCGAGGCCGCGATGAAGGCCGGCAAGCTGGCGCCGGGCCTGAAAGACTGGGGCCTGGACCTCTGCAAGGCCGATCCGGCCAAGTTCGAGGCCTTTGTCGGTGGCGCGCCGGCGCTCACCCAGACCCAGCTGAAGACGCCGAAGAAGGAGGGCGATACCGCCGTCCTGACCGCCGAACAGTCGAGCGTGGCCAAGATGCTGGGGCTCGACCCGAAGGATTATGCCGAGACGCTCAAGGCCGAGCGCTCGACCGCTGAGGAGCTGCACTGA
- a CDS encoding VpaChn25_0724 family phage protein: MSFEDFLAADARLTILKELARQSDGRLNETLLTTVLDTFGYKRSREWVRTQLRKLEELGAVTLMQAGTVLIASITRAGMDHVERRSLLEGVAKPSPEA, from the coding sequence ATGAGCTTCGAAGACTTCCTCGCGGCCGATGCCAGGCTGACCATCCTGAAGGAACTTGCCCGACAGAGCGACGGCCGATTGAACGAGACCCTGCTGACGACGGTGCTCGACACTTTCGGTTACAAGCGCAGCCGGGAGTGGGTGCGCACTCAGCTGCGCAAGCTTGAAGAACTCGGTGCTGTTACGCTCATGCAGGCGGGCACCGTCCTGATCGCGTCGATCACGCGCGCCGGCATGGACCATGTCGAGCGGCGCAGTCTGCTCGAAGGGGTGGCGAAGCCCTCGCCGGAGGCCTGA
- a CDS encoding phage head morphogenesis protein — MAQLIPLPPRDAIAALERRGLRLDPSFSWLDHWQADHAAMFTVANSVGFDVLDDILQALKRALEEGHTFREFAAELEPLLKAKGWWGQRPVIDPETGEPVLAQLGSARRLRTIFETNMRVAYAAGHWSRFERGKAARPFLRYVHVDPELHDPDSRAHHARQHNLVLPVDHPHWRVWGPPNGWGCRCTLQSLSQRDVERLTEAGEALVFDPPEDTFRNFVNRRTGEVTRVPDGIDPGWGYNPGQAGWAEVERQLAAKIENGFQD, encoded by the coding sequence ATGGCGCAGCTGATCCCTCTGCCGCCGCGCGACGCGATCGCGGCACTCGAACGCCGCGGGCTTCGGCTCGATCCGTCCTTTTCCTGGCTCGACCATTGGCAGGCCGATCACGCCGCGATGTTCACGGTCGCGAACTCGGTGGGCTTCGACGTTCTCGACGACATCCTGCAGGCGCTGAAGCGTGCCCTGGAAGAAGGGCACACCTTTCGCGAGTTCGCCGCCGAGCTGGAGCCGCTTCTGAAGGCGAAGGGATGGTGGGGGCAGCGGCCGGTGATCGACCCGGAGACCGGCGAGCCGGTTCTGGCGCAGCTCGGATCGGCGCGACGGCTGCGCACCATCTTCGAGACCAACATGCGCGTCGCCTATGCGGCGGGGCACTGGTCGCGCTTCGAGCGCGGCAAGGCGGCGCGGCCGTTCCTGCGCTACGTCCACGTCGACCCGGAGCTACACGATCCCGACAGCCGGGCTCATCATGCCAGGCAGCACAACCTGGTGCTGCCGGTCGATCATCCGCACTGGCGCGTCTGGGGGCCGCCGAATGGCTGGGGCTGCCGCTGCACCCTGCAGAGCCTGTCGCAGCGCGATGTCGAACGGCTCACCGAGGCCGGCGAAGCGCTGGTCTTCGATCCGCCCGAGGACACTTTCCGCAACTTCGTCAACCGGCGCACGGGCGAGGTCACGCGCGTGCCTGACGGCATCGATCCGGGCTGGGGCTACAATCCCGGCCAGGCCGGCTGGGCCGAGGTCGAGCGCCAGCTCGCGGCGAAGATCGAAAACGGCTTCCAGGACTGA
- a CDS encoding ATP-dependent nuclease — protein sequence MADSNRTKRQLLQQAVTRDGIIEGAELGSWGHSAKMHADTSTFSATPLRSIRLGFTDSDEIELQASGVIVFVGPNNSGKTTVLSEIANALSGGTWPRAKIVRDFEFIDFEPADVHRWLHDIAGEGKREPQDDKVTLHALGKRKTTIVTMAGTLGSHSKEYIANSVLSWGTQLYSPEAIEPILEPQDQGDLLSSFSSLVGRLFHDEALKHRVREIIAGGIGQYLVIDPSENGKLTIRLAAAEPQVDERSLDRESLRILRSASSLDQFSKGIRSFVAQIVAASVHREPYYLVDEPDAYLHPPLARLAGRRMTEAVLKRKGFLAVATHSPDFISGCLDATARVTIVRLAYKDGRSRGLQISSDTLAQILKDPRIRSSSFVSGLFHDGVVVTEDDSDRVFYENIYGRLLRDKATLPMLQFVNVNGKSAMAKVTGPLNKFGVPAVALPDIDFLKAGGGEFEALLRAAGCSPSELIEMQRLRQSLRTQIASKDFKKRGVRAPGMVHPDTLYRLLQRVSQFGIFAPPFGELEQWLAQYDIRGRKHDWVQNALARLGTEPSDPSYVVPAQDDVWKFIEDICDWVSARRSSFTDVSP from the coding sequence TTGGCGGATTCGAACCGTACTAAACGTCAATTGTTGCAGCAAGCAGTGACACGTGATGGGATCATAGAGGGAGCCGAACTCGGCAGTTGGGGACACAGCGCCAAAATGCACGCCGATACTTCTACCTTCAGCGCAACTCCACTTCGATCAATCAGGTTGGGATTCACTGATTCTGATGAAATTGAACTACAAGCCTCCGGCGTAATCGTTTTTGTTGGACCGAACAATTCTGGCAAAACGACAGTCTTGAGCGAGATCGCCAATGCTCTCAGCGGAGGTACGTGGCCGAGAGCGAAGATAGTTCGTGACTTCGAGTTCATTGATTTTGAGCCGGCAGATGTGCACCGATGGCTCCATGATATTGCTGGGGAAGGCAAGCGGGAACCCCAGGATGACAAGGTGACGCTGCACGCCCTAGGCAAACGGAAAACTACAATCGTTACGATGGCCGGCACCTTGGGAAGCCACAGCAAAGAGTATATTGCAAATAGCGTACTAAGTTGGGGGACACAGCTTTATTCGCCAGAAGCTATTGAACCAATTTTAGAACCTCAAGACCAAGGCGACCTCCTTAGCTCGTTCTCAAGTCTTGTCGGACGCCTTTTTCACGACGAAGCCCTGAAGCACAGGGTGCGCGAGATCATTGCTGGCGGCATTGGCCAATATCTCGTGATTGATCCATCTGAAAACGGGAAACTGACAATTCGATTGGCGGCCGCCGAACCTCAGGTCGACGAACGGTCGCTAGACCGCGAAAGCCTCCGTATCCTACGTTCCGCGAGTAGTCTGGACCAGTTCAGCAAAGGCATCCGATCATTCGTTGCGCAGATAGTCGCGGCCAGCGTGCACCGCGAGCCGTACTACCTGGTCGATGAGCCGGATGCTTATCTGCATCCACCACTGGCAAGACTAGCAGGCCGGCGAATGACAGAAGCAGTCCTAAAAAGAAAGGGCTTCCTGGCAGTTGCCACTCACAGCCCCGATTTCATTTCAGGCTGCCTGGATGCCACTGCTCGTGTCACGATTGTGCGGCTTGCATACAAAGATGGCCGCTCACGAGGACTTCAAATCTCGTCAGACACCTTGGCCCAAATCCTCAAGGATCCGCGTATCAGGAGCTCTAGTTTCGTATCGGGCTTGTTTCACGACGGCGTTGTGGTGACGGAGGACGATAGCGATCGCGTCTTCTACGAAAACATATACGGGCGTCTGCTCAGAGATAAGGCTACGCTCCCCATGCTTCAGTTTGTCAACGTCAACGGAAAGAGTGCGATGGCGAAGGTTACCGGACCGCTCAACAAATTCGGCGTCCCTGCGGTAGCACTTCCGGACATAGATTTTCTCAAAGCCGGCGGTGGTGAATTTGAAGCATTGCTCAGAGCCGCAGGCTGCTCTCCCAGCGAGCTGATCGAAATGCAGCGGCTCCGGCAATCGTTACGTACCCAAATTGCCTCTAAGGATTTCAAGAAACGAGGAGTTCGGGCTCCCGGCATGGTCCATCCCGATACGCTATACCGGCTGCTACAAAGAGTGTCGCAATTCGGCATATTTGCACCTCCATTCGGCGAACTCGAACAGTGGCTGGCCCAATACGACATCCGCGGAAGAAAGCACGATTGGGTTCAAAACGCACTTGCGAGGCTGGGAACGGAGCCGTCCGATCCGAGCTACGTCGTGCCGGCGCAGGACGACGTGTGGAAATTCATAGAGGACATCTGCGATTGGGTTTCAGCACGAAGATCTTCGTTCACCGACGTGTCTCCCTAA
- a CDS encoding TraR/DksA C4-type zinc finger protein — protein sequence MKTGNAAYELADRLAERERAAGIARVQSQLSGSSGRLVCDCGETISEARRRAVPNTTKCIDCAMFEERQRRRA from the coding sequence ATGAAAACCGGCAACGCCGCCTACGAGCTGGCGGACCGGCTCGCCGAGCGTGAACGCGCGGCAGGCATCGCCCGCGTCCAGTCGCAGCTTTCCGGATCGTCGGGCCGGCTCGTCTGCGATTGTGGCGAGACGATCTCGGAGGCGCGGCGCCGGGCCGTGCCCAACACGACCAAATGCATCGATTGCGCGATGTTCGAGGAAAGGCAGCGGAGACGGGCCTGA